One Gossypium hirsutum isolate 1008001.06 chromosome A11, Gossypium_hirsutum_v2.1, whole genome shotgun sequence genomic window carries:
- the LOC107890094 gene encoding transcription factor MYB60, protein MGRPPCCDKVGIKKGPWTPEEDIILVSYIQQHGPGNWRSVPTNTGLLRCSKSCRLRWTNYLRPGIKRGNFTPHEEGMIIHLQALLGNKWAAIASYLPQRTDNDIKNYWNTHLKKKLNKFQSALDPHPSIERKSSLEFASTSSSTSALGLNQVSSTYASSTENISRLLQGWMRSSPKITNDNNSSLPLKDTSQYQKWDQNTSLDADSSAGYKPKAEQEGGNLISHEEFKSILSFENINNVVWDKSTCESTSKGACQDSGNDDDGDDDDDDDDGGGGGGDKVNVAMAPENYKKQKVDHHNNNNNKNNPPLSFLEKWLFDESSSGQVEEMNQMMELSSVF, encoded by the exons ATGGGAAGACCTCCTTGCTGTGATAAAGTTGGTATCAAGAAAGGTCCATGGACCCCTGAGGAAGATATCATACTTGTCTCTTACATCCAACAACATGGTCCAGGGAATTGGAGATCAGTACCCACTAATACTG GGTTATTGAGATGCAGCAAAAGTTGCAGGCTTCGATGGACTAATTATCTGAGACCAGGCATCAAGCGAGGGAACTTCACTCCTCATGAAGAAGGCATGATAATTCACTTGCAAGCTTTATTGGGTAACAA ATGGGCAGCAATTGCTTCATACCTACCACAAAGGACAGATAATGATATAAAGAACTACTGGAACACCCACCTGAAGAAGAAACTAAACAAGTTTCAGTCAGCTTTGGACCCCCACCCTTCAATTGAGAGAAAGAGCAGCTTAGAATTTGCTTCAACTTCTTCAAGTACTAGTGCTCTTGGGCTAAATCAAGTCTCTTCAACATATGCTTCAAGCACTGAGAATATTTCTAGGCTTCTTCAAGGTTGGATGAGATCATCACCAAAGATAACTAATGATAATAATAGCTCTCTACCTCTCAAGGATACTTCTCAATATCAGAAATGGGATCAAAATACCAGCTTAGATGCTGATTCTTCAGCTGGATATAAACCCAAAGCTGAACAAGAAGGCGGCAATTTGATCTCCCATGAAGAGTTTAAGTCGATTTTATCGTTTGAGAACATTAACAATGTTGTATGGGACAAGTCTACTTGTGAATCTACATCAAAGGGTGCTTGTCAAGATTCAGGAAATGacgatgatggtgatgatgatgatgatgatgatgatggtggtggtggtggtggtgacaAGGTCAATGTTGCAATGGCCCCAgagaattataagaagcaaaaagTTGATCatcacaacaacaacaataataagaATAATCCGCCATTATCGTTTCTTGAGAAGTGGCTTTTTGATGAGAGTTCTTCAGGTCAAGTAGAAGAGATGAATCAGATGATGGAACTGTCTTCAGTCTTCTAA